tattaCTTATTTACTTAATATCATTTTCTTTAGCGAAATGCCTTTTTGAAATCCAAAATCttgttaattttttgaaaaaaaaagggattacTAAACCGGAAGAACAAACATTAAGAGAAATTAAGACACATTTTGAAACGTTTCATTCTACAATTCAAACAGGTattacgtttattttaaatgatgATTAGGGCAAGTGTaattgtatttgtttttgttatttagaATCTGACAAGGTGTTACATTCACAGACACAAGTTTCTCCTAAAGTCATTAACTTGGGTAGGAATTCAGTTGATGAACAGCTTCAAGCAATGATGGTAGAGTCGACAAACCTGAaggaaacaattttttctttaagagagttagtcaagaaagaaaagttaaTTAACAGGCTAACAGATAATGATAGAATGACTAAGTTTTATACTGGGCTGAAGTCatggaaactttttgaaattatttatCAATTAATTTTGCCTGGAATTCATGATTCAAGTTCGTTTACGAAACGATCACTTCCAACAAAAGAGCAATTCCTTCTAGTTCTAATGAGGTTGCGACTAAATTTATGTGAACAAGATTTAGCTTACCGCTTTCATATTTCTCAAAAGTCAGTTTCATCGTATTTAGTGAAATGGATTGACGTAATGTATATTCGTCTATCCCGGAACTTTATGATTTGGCCCACAAAGGAAGCTTTGTTGAAATCAACAccaacattaaaaaaaaaaaaaaaaacttttagaattttaagagataGAGTACCATTTCCGTTAATATCACGCGACGAAGACAACATTTCTCATTTTGATAAaattgcttttgtttgttgttgcctAAGTAATGCAAACCCCAGCGTTGTACCGATACGGTAACTATTGCTAACAGTCTTACATCTATTGACCAATGAGACAATACAAAAATCTTTCACagaataattaaatatttattgtCCCCAACACtttcaatgttttatttacagGATTATTTAACGTTGTTTGTGAGTGCTTTTTCTTTGGACGGCCACGTGTTTTTTTACCTAAAAGCAATattcttattatatttttattcccTGAAATAGGAATATTACTAATTATTACCGGAAACAATTAAGGCGGAGGGATCATTATTCTCTTTGTTTGAGTCATCGGAGGTAGGCTTATCAATGTTTATTAGTTCAGGTGTGTTCTGCAGCTGTTGGTCATCTTTGgctattaaaaataaattttcattatgtacgaaatttttaataagagGAAAACTGTAACGCTTACCATTACTAATAACAACTGCAGTAGGAAGTGGTTGTTGAGTTTCATTGTTCAATGAAGTAGTAGATGTAGCTTTTtcacggtttttttttaattccaaTCTTTTCAATTTGgcagtttcttttttacaagaaACACACATCCAGTTTGTTGGGAACCTAATTGATTTCGTACATTTTTTGTGGTAAATTTTGATTACGCACAATTCACTTGAACAAGAAACTGTTTCATCAGTTTTGGTGTTATCTTGGCAAGAGTAAATAAACTGATTTAGAGTTGGATGTGTGCTTGCAGTTGAAGATAAAACGCTGTTTGGAAGAATTTTTGCCGAACTGAATCTCTTAGAAATTAACTCAGGCAGTAAGTACGtaagaaaaaacaactttCCTTTGGAAATCATCTTTTCAATTAATTCTTCATCACGTTTGATCGTTACATATTCCATATCCTGGTAACCGTTGAAAACAGCAAGTACCGCTTCTCTGCATTCTGCTACGAATATTTGAAGTTGTATCTGGTAATAGTATTCGTGATCTTTCTCTAGATACATATTGTCTGTGGAATGATTCACTTTTAGAAAGAAATCTTTGTTTTTAAGAGAGTATTCTTTGATCTTCAAACCGCTTACGCGGAAAGGGCATTTAATTTCCAGTACGAATTTCCCATGACATTCGCAGTGACAGATACGGTCAGGTGACGCTGCCAGAAAAGGGTGAGTGATGGATATAATTAATCCAACACATTTGCAATCAAAATTAGAATGTagattgttttctttaacatgACTTGAAAACTTTTTGGCTGCAAGTGGCTCATTTTTGATTCCgtacctttaaaaaaaaagaagaattagtTGAGCGGTACCAATTCTGAATAGTAATTTGCTTTAAGTTACCTGGTATACTTGTTACCATTGAACTTACTAATCTCTGGGTAGCATATTTCTAAAATGAATTGTGTGCTTCCAGGAGttaattgttttgaaaaatcgAATTTTGTGACACGGAAGATCTTAGTTCCTGTTATACGTCCACCTCGTTGATTGCCCCATTCTTCGCAGGAACTTTGATTTCTTGTTACCAGTTCAACTGCATCTTGCTCATCACGAGTTAGGGTTACTAATTGCAACACACGTTCGCATTCTTCTTCCACTACATTAAAAGGTTTCCCCTCTAGGTTGCAATCAAAAAACGTTGTTAGATATTTTGGGACTTTGTTTGCCACTGTAGGTGGTGTAAAAGAAGAAGCGTAGTGGTCAATAGTTGACAAGGTTACAGGAAGAAAAGGTAATAGAGCCAATTCTGCGTTACACTGATTAAATTCTTCATCAGTTACTGGCAAAATGTGATTCCCTGAAATGCTTTTTTTCCTAGGAAGGAGTGTTGTTAAATCACCAATCTTTCCAATAGTTACCTAATGtgtaacaagaaaaattaatacttATTCATAAAGATTTATAATGTATGACGATTGTAACTTACTGGACCCTTTCCTGGTTTATTCCAGTTACATGGCAGTGATGTTACAGGAATTCTATTTTCAGCACTTATGGTTGTTGCATTTGTGGTTGTCGATTTATCCTTTTGGTGCTCATGGATGGCTTGTTGTAGTAATGCACTGACATGAATACAGCTGTTACCTAGtctgttgaaacaaaaagatacAAACATTAATATTTAAAAGATACACTGCACTGTTACTTTACTTACCCAGCAACACAGTCACAGAcagcaaataaaatttttccaTCGCTTTGCAATCCAACCCATGGTGTGGCTGGCTTAGCAGATAAAGTTTGTGAGTGAATTATATGGCTTCTGAGAATCACAATTCCATTTGGCAAGGGGAATGCAAGAAGTTTGTCCAAGAAGGTATTAGTCAAGTATTGTTCTGAGGACAATAAATTGTTTATGGCCTCAACTTTTTCACCGTCACTGCAATTACGCCCCACGACTAAATGAATAATCATGTGGTTCTTAGTTATTGGAGGGATTAACGTTTCTAGTTCACTTCcacatttgaataaatttaggTCCAATACCAACGGATCACTACATTTTAGATCTTCAAGTACTTTACAGTATATTTTAAATTCGTCTTCATCTAAACTTTTGGCAAAGTCTGACACTTTATATGGAAGTCGGGAAGCACTCATATTAGAGTTACATCACTGCACACAAAAGTGGcaaaacgaaaccaaaacaGAAAACAGGACAATAACATTTGCGAATCTGACTGCTTCTTGAACCATGGACTACTTTATATTAAGGACTGGACACTTCGATGATTCCTATGTCtcccatgtaattttttttacgtcgatataagacaaagaattaaaaaatgattgctGAGTTAATAAATGTTCCTATACCTAAATTGAATTGTTTAAAAGATATTTCCGTTTTACTTTCAAGAGAACGGGTAGAAAGTCGACTTGACTCATTCGCCATCTACCTGCCAAACGGCCTAAGCTCCTGCTACTTGGCGTCGGCAAGCGGCAAGATTTGAAATCagcttttctttgttttgtgtaTGATCAGCTCATTAGCATAATTTTCGACTTTTGGCttaaataaagataaaaactacctgtttctaaatttttttccttttttttcctgatttcGATTTGCGTGCCCTACCCTGAAATAAGCAGGACTcgaaacaataaagaaaaagatgaaaaaaaaaggaataccaTTTCTtcagttaaaaaataagattaACAACAGGAAATACAATACGCTAACAACATAAATGTAGAATTGTTGATACCTTATTTGTTTATCTCTAACCCACTATGAGGTTGACAATGTTCCTTTGTTCACCTGCGTGGGGTAATATGGCATTACCATTGTCGGATCTTGAATATTCCTGTCAAGGAATACAACTGCAGTCACCTAATAGGTTACCTTTAAATAACCGTAGGTGTGTTTGGAATTACATACACAATTGCAGCACATAAAGAAACTTCCGTAATTCTTCAGCTTTCAGTTTCACGAATCGACACTTCTCGCAGCAAATGCCAATACACGTCCACCAACATTTATATATCAATACAATGATGACCAATGGAAacatataatttaaaaaaacacggaATTGCGAATGTCTAAGTcactttgtttacaatatttAACTTCACTTCCAGCCTTCAAACACACTCACAACACTAAGTAAAAACTTAGGCCGTTTGGCGGGTAGATGGCGTATGAGTCAAGTCGACTTTCTTCCCCTACTCCGATAAAATAAACGTTAAtatcttttttccccctaagTTTACATTAAAAATTACAATGTAGCTGAATTCGTCTTTAAAAACTCAATATaatggtattttttaattattttgctGTAAAAAAGCCTACCGGACAGGCATTAACACGGCGAGATTGGACTGAGTCCAGTCCTTAATATAAAGTAGTCCATGCTTGAACAAAGGACTTGAAGTAGACGTGGAGTCAAGCGTAATAAAAAGTTTAGTTCTGCAATCTGTCGCTGTGGTGCGCATCGGCGTAAACTACGCACGACTTTTTGCTTGACTActactttttcattggaatAACATCTATATTCTGAATCAgcacaaaaaatcaaataaagttcattgaatgattttttcttttggagaaaaaactgTCGGATGAGTCCTATTTCACTATGTCACAACtcaagaaaagggggaaaaacaaaGCACAGTAAGGTGAAAAGCACACTGATTCCAAGGACATGAACAACATCTTGATAGTATTGGCCGCAATGAAGGACTTAAGTAAGTTTAAGATTCGCCTTGTACTTGAAGGGCATGGACAACATTCTTGCTAGTAATGGCCGCAATGAAGGACAAGTAAGTTTAAGATTTgtgttgtgcttaattttacTGACACATTAAACCTTCAACTTATTCAAATCATTCAAAAGCAAGGAGGTATGCTCACAGATTTCTTCCTTGACACTGGGTTTCTGctttacaaaaaagaaaaaaatgattctTATTGTCAATACACCTATGGACACAGATCAAATCAAGGTAATTTAAACTTCGGTAATTATTAAAAAAGGTGAACTTGATGAAGATTTTTAGGTATTCGGCTCGCGGATATCCACGTTGATTGCGTTGCTAAAATTGCCGAATTAGAGttagatgaaaaagaaaagatgaaggAGAAGATTAAGCTCTCTCTAAAGTACAATTCCACCATCTTTATTAACAggtttattgtttttcttccttttcaatatttattatcttatattgcatcaaaaattccagttttttctaatgaaatgtttgagtTTCTCATACTCATTCTTAGTTTATTTCTTATCCCTGTATTCTAGAATTTCTCTAAAATTTTCTAGATAAGCGTTGGAACTTCATGGTATCGAACGCCTTGCATTGGTAATTATAGTTAAAATCGTCTCTACATTTGGCAATCCCGAACTTATTCACTTTCAAATTTACTTTCAAACAACACATTCTTTATCGTTTTTctcaaaaatttcattttttttaattaagagaatgaaaagacaattaaaaatctcgAAGGCGCCAAGAAGGGGCTTGATCCTTGAGAGATTTACCTTGGTAAAGATGGAAGGCTATGCCGTGTTTATGGGCCCCaaactgtttattgtttccccaggggttccagccgggttttgattggcTGTGAATTGGGTAAAATTATCGTGTGTAAACAGGGGAgttgttcgttttcatttattttttatctgatTCGCCGTTTTCAACTTCGTGCCAATGGGTTGTTTCTAAATATGtaggtttgtttgttaaatttatattttttttgtttgatcgaaattcaaattttggtCGTGAAAGTCGGGTTCTGATTGGTTGGTGGATTTAGGGACCCTCCTGTGCCgcgggtttttgttttttgggtgAAATTCTATTACATTTGGATTCTCCATGtaaaactgtatggaataggGAAAATTTGCGATGAAATGttggtttgttaatttttaatttgtgtttgtttagaaACGACGAgggcggctgtcgtttgtcatttgtttttgatgcTGTCATGGAGAGAAGTGGAAAACGTCAGGTTTTTCGGTTAGTCTATTCGATCAGCGTTTCGTAAGTTTTCCCTTTCAGAGTCTAATTAATCGCAATCTTGAACAACTTTTAGAAAAGGTCAAATTAGTGGTGAACTGCGTGTAAGTAGCCCTCGTTTAAGAGAATTCCCCAAGTGGTGGCTAataaatctcgaaggccgacacccagtggcgtttTTTGCCATGTATctccatcttttcttttgaatttatCATATGGCGGATGACTGCCGAAGCTACGCTTTCTCTGCACTTCGGG
This genomic interval from Daphnia magna isolate NIES linkage group LG8, ASM2063170v1.1, whole genome shotgun sequence contains the following:
- the LOC116919825 gene encoding uncharacterized protein LOC116919825 encodes the protein MSASRLPYKVSDFAKSLDEDEFKIYCKVLEDLKCSDPLVLDLNLFKCGSELETLIPPITKNHMIIHLVVGRNCSDGEKVEAINNLLSSEQYLTNTFLDKLLAFPLPNGIVILRSHIIHSQTLSAKPATPWVGLQSDGKILFAVCDCVAGLGNSCIHVSALLQQAIHEHQKDKSTTTNATTISAENRIPVTSLPCNWNKPGKGPVTIGKIGDLTTLLPRKKSISGNHILPVTDEEFNQCNAELALLPFLPVTLSTIDHYASSFTPPTVANKVPKYLTTFFDCNLEGKPFNVVEEECERVLQLVTLTRDEQDAVELVTRNQSSCEEWGNQRGGRITGTKIFRVTKFDFSKQLTPGSTQFILEICYPEISKFNGNKYTRYGIKNEPLAAKKFSSHVKENNLHSNFDCKCVGLIISITHPFLAASPDRICHCECHGKFVLEIKCPFRVSGLKIKEYSLKNKDFFLKVNHSTDNMYLEKDHEYYYQIQLQIFVAECREAVLAVFNGYQDMEYVTIKRDEELIEKMISKGKLFFLTYLLPELISKRFSSAKILPNSVLSSTASTHPTLNQFIYSCQDNTKTDETVSCSSELCVIKIYHKKCTKSIRFPTNWMCVSCKKETAKLKRLELKKNREKATSTTSLNNETQQPLPTAVVISNAKDDQQLQNTPELINIDKPTSDDSNKENNDPSALIVSGKKTRGRPKKKHSQTTLNNPVNKTLKVLGTINI
- the LOC116922686 gene encoding T-complex protein 1 subunit beta; translated protein: MDNILASNGRNEGQQGGMLTDFFLDTGFLLYKKEKNDSYCQYTYGHRSNQGIRLADIHVDCVAKIAELELDEKEKMKEKIKLSLKYNSTIFINR
- the LOC123475209 gene encoding uncharacterized protein LOC123475209 — protein: MPNQVCVICGEYKRSRKVSFFSIPKQDTRLKNKSDRELVERRIAAWMAAIGSNINKYYGTPSVCSLHFHSGKPAYMFYVDDVDWVPSKNLTNTDQHDEQDHDFDSDLSHAHPSCEDSLRVDDSTVHEIIVNSSSLSDNSTLHDNVLHGTFQSNDITMDDTSLDSNFEHNDTSTAKCLFEIQNLVNFLKKKGITKPEEQTLREIKTHFETFHSTIQTESDKVLHSQTQVSPKVINLGRNSVDEQLQAMMVESTNLKETIFSLRELVKKEKLINRLTDNDRMTKFYTGLKSWKLFEIIYQLILPGIHDSSSFTKRSLPTKEQFLLVLMRLRLNLCEQDLAYRFHISQKSVSSYLVKWIDVMYIRLSRNFMIWPTKEALLKSTPTLKKKKKTFRILRDRVPFPLISRDEDNISHFDKIAFVCCCLSNANPSVVPIR